One window from the genome of Actinomycetota bacterium encodes:
- the nth gene encoding endonuclease III, whose protein sequence is MPRPRSPRGRARETVARLAREYPGSAASLCALSHDGPFQLLVATILSAQTTDERVNLVTPALFARYPGPHDLAAADPGEVEELIHSTGFFRAKTRSLVGMATAVVERYGGQVPSALDDLVTLPGVGRKTANVVRSVAFDAPGLPVDTHVGRLTRRLGLTTETDPVKVEHEVGSLAPPAEWGALSLRLILHGRAVCRSRKPRCDVCVLNDFCPSAFA, encoded by the coding sequence GTGCCCCGGCCCCGCAGCCCGAGGGGTCGCGCCCGCGAGACGGTCGCCCGGTTGGCCCGGGAGTACCCGGGCTCGGCGGCCTCCCTCTGCGCTCTCAGCCACGACGGCCCGTTCCAGCTGCTCGTCGCGACGATCCTGTCCGCGCAGACCACCGACGAGCGGGTCAACCTGGTCACGCCCGCGCTCTTCGCCCGCTACCCCGGCCCCCACGACCTCGCGGCCGCCGATCCCGGCGAGGTGGAGGAGCTCATCCACTCCACCGGCTTCTTCCGCGCCAAGACCCGCAGCCTGGTGGGCATGGCGACGGCCGTGGTGGAGCGCTACGGCGGGCAGGTGCCGAGCGCGCTGGACGACCTCGTCACCCTCCCCGGCGTCGGGCGCAAGACGGCCAACGTGGTGCGCAGCGTCGCCTTCGACGCGCCCGGGCTGCCCGTCGACACCCACGTCGGCCGGCTCACCCGTCGGCTGGGCCTCACCACCGAGACCGACCCGGTCAAGGTCGAGCACGAGGTGGGGAGCCTGGCGCCGCCGGCCGAGTGGGGCGCGCTCAGCCTCCGGCTCATCCTCCACGGCCGGGCGGTGTGCCGGTCGCGCAAGCCCCGCTGCGACGTGTGCGTGCTGAACGACTTCTGTCCGTCGGCCTTCGCCTGA
- the mshD gene encoding mycothiol synthase, whose translation MARLEIKRQMAQGDIDAVSELVELATAADGHAPLGDHQWLDLVQGGREGFAGLVAWEPGHHHPVGFAQLTKGSQSWALEFVVDPHHREGAAGIGTTLVEAALAIVRSEGGGHVHLWVPKPRSEHDLIAGRTGFTSGRELLQMRRSLPVGKPWQLELRAFEPGCDEAAWLEVNNRAFEWHPEQGGWDVETLKSREQQPWFDPTGFLLHERGDPPRLAGFCWTKVHDDHDPPLGEIYVVAVDPDFQGLGLGRSLVLAGLDSLHARGITVGMLYVDRSNTPAVHLYEDLGFTVDHVDRAYVIDVAPESADGPGGAPSPNGAT comes from the coding sequence GTGGCCCGACTCGAGATCAAGCGCCAGATGGCGCAGGGCGACATCGACGCGGTGTCCGAGCTCGTCGAGCTGGCCACCGCAGCCGACGGCCACGCACCGCTCGGCGACCACCAGTGGCTCGATCTGGTGCAGGGCGGCCGGGAGGGCTTCGCGGGCCTGGTGGCGTGGGAGCCGGGCCACCACCATCCGGTGGGCTTCGCCCAGCTGACCAAGGGATCGCAGTCGTGGGCGCTCGAGTTCGTCGTCGACCCCCACCATCGCGAAGGCGCGGCCGGGATCGGCACCACGCTCGTGGAAGCGGCGCTCGCCATCGTCCGCAGCGAGGGCGGGGGCCACGTGCACCTCTGGGTGCCCAAGCCCCGCTCCGAGCACGACCTCATCGCCGGGCGCACGGGCTTCACCTCCGGGCGCGAGCTGCTGCAGATGCGACGCTCCCTGCCCGTCGGCAAGCCGTGGCAGCTCGAGCTGCGCGCCTTCGAGCCCGGGTGCGACGAGGCGGCGTGGCTCGAGGTCAACAACCGCGCCTTCGAGTGGCACCCCGAGCAGGGCGGCTGGGACGTCGAGACCCTCAAGAGCCGCGAGCAGCAGCCGTGGTTCGACCCCACCGGCTTCCTCCTCCACGAACGCGGCGACCCGCCCCGGCTCGCGGGCTTCTGCTGGACCAAGGTGCACGACGACCACGACCCCCCGCTCGGCGAGATCTACGTGGTCGCCGTCGACCCCGACTTCCAGGGGCTGGGGCTGGGCCGCTCGCTCGTGCTCGCCGGCCTCGACTCGCTCCACGCGCGGGGCATCACCGTGGGCATGCTCTACGTCGACCGCTCCAACACGCCCGCCGTCCACCTCTACGAGGACCTGGGCTTCACCGTCGACCACGTCGACCGCGCCTACGTCATCGACGTGGCGCCCGAATCCGCCGACGGGCCCGGGGGCGCGCCCTCGCCGAACGGCGCTACGTGA